A window of Mycolicibacterium madagascariense genomic DNA:
CGGTGGCGTCATCGCGCTCGCGGCCGCCCGGCGCGACATCGACGTGTACTTCCACACCCCCAGCGAGGTGAAGGCGGCGGTGACCGGCAACGGCCGCGCCGACAAGGCCCAGGTTACCGAGATGGTGACGAGAATCCTTGCGCTGCAAGCGAAGCCGACTCCGGCGGACGCGGCGGACGCGCTGGCCCTCGCCATCTGCCACTGCTGGCGGGCGCCGATGATCGCCAGGATGGCCAAGGCCGAGGCCATGGCCGCCGAGCAGCGCCGCGCCTACCGGGCCAAGCTGAAGGCCGCGACGTGATCGCCTCGGTGCGCGGCGAGGTGCTCGACATCGCCCTCGACCATGCGGTCATCGAGGCCGCCGGCGTCGGATACAAGGTCATGACGACGCCCACGACGCTGGCCACGCTGCGCCGCGGTGCCGAGGCCCGACTGATCACCGCGATGATCGTGCGCGAGGACTCGATGACGCTCTACGGGTTCGCCGACGCCGAGTCCCGCGACCTGTTCACGACCCTGCTGTCCGTGTCGGGCGTAGGGCCGAAGATCGGGCTGGCCACCCTGGCCGTGTACGACGCGCAGGCGCTGCGCCAGGCCCTGGCCGACGGCGACGTGACGGCGTTGACCCGGGTGCCCGGCATCGGCAAGCGGGGCGCCGAGCGACTGGTGCTCGAACTGCGGGACAAGATCGGGACGACGGCGTCCTCCAGCGGCGCCGCCGGGGTCGCCGGCCACGCGGTGCGCGGGTTGGTCGTGGAAGCCCTCGTCGGCCTTGGCTTCGCGGCCAAGCAGGCCGAGGAGGCCACCGACCGCGTGCTCGCCGACGACGCCGACGCCAGCACCTCCAGCGCGCTGCGCGCCGCCCTGTCCATGCTGGGAAAGAAGTAGGAGATGGGCCGCTTCGACTCCGACGACCTCGAGGACACCTCCGACCGCGAGGTCTCCGCCGCACTGACGGTGGGCGAGGGCGACGTCGACGCCAGCCTGCGGCCGCGGTCGCTGAGCGAGTTCATCGGTCAGCCGCGGGTCCGCGAGCAGCTCCAATTGGTCCTCGAGGGTGCCAAGAACCGCGGCGGCACGCCGGATCACATCCTGCTCTCGGGTCCGCCGGGGCTGGGGAAGACGTCGCTGGCGATGATCATCGCCGCCGAACTCGGCACGTCGCTGCGCCTCACGTCGGGACCGGCGCTGGAGCGGGCCGGCGATCTGGCGGCGATGCTGTCCAACCTGGTCGAGCACGACGTGCTGTTCATCGACGAGATCCACCGCATCGCCAGGCCCGCCGAGGAGATGCTCTACCTCGCGATGGAGGACTTCCGCGTCGACGTGGTCGTGGGCAAGGGCCCCGGCGCGACGTCGATCCCGCTGGAGGTCGCCCCGTTCACGCTGGTCGGCGCGACGACGCGGTCGGGCGCGCTGACCGGGCCGCTGCGCGACCGCTTCGGCTTCACCGCCCACATGGACTTCTATGAGCCGGCCGAACTGGAACGGGTGCTGGCCCGCTCGGCCGGCATCCTCGGCATCGCGGTCGAACCCGACGCCGGCGCGGAGATCGCGCGCCGGTCCCGTGGTACGCCCCGCATCGCGAACCGGTTGCTGAGGCGCGTGCGCGACTACGCCGAGGTGCGGGCCGACGGTGTCATCACCCGCGACATCGCCAAGGCGGCGCTGGCGGTCTACGACGTCGACGAGCTGGGCCTGGACCGCCTCGACCGGGCCGTACTGTCGGCGCTGACGAAGAGCTTCGGCGGGGGACCCGTCGGGGTCTCGACGCTGGCCGTGGCCGTCGGTGAGGAGGCCACCACCGTGGAGGAGGTGTGCGAGCCGTTCCTCGTGCGCGCGGGCATGATTGCCCGCACGCCGCGGGGTCGGGTGGCCACCGCGCAGGCGTGGACGCATCTGGGCATGACCCCGCCGGCCGGGGCGACCGGCCTCGGTCAGCCAGGTCTCTTCGAGCCCTGACGTCGTCGCGGGCGGCGGTTGCCCGCAGGTCGGAACGGGTACTCCGGTGCGGAATCGAGGAGGCCGTCATGACTCAGGTAACTCACCCGGAACGCGTCAGCGGGGGCAGGATGCGGATCCCACGGAGTAGGGGCGCCGCCAGCGGCCTCCTGGTGATGCTGCTGGGGCTGTGGGGCGCCCTGATCCCGTTCGTCGGACCGGCGTTCGACTTCGCCTACAACCCGGCGCAGGGGTCGGCGTGGAGCGCGGCCCGCGGCTGGCTGGAGGTGCTACCCGGCGCGGTGGCCGTGATCGGCGGCCTGGTGCTGGTGCGCTCGGGCAACCGGGCGGCCGCAATGCTGGGCGGCTGGCTCAGCGTCGTCGCGGGCGCATGGTTCGTCGTCGGCCGGGTGGTCGCCACCACGCTGACGATCGGCCAGATCGGCGGACCCGTCGCGCCGACCGACACGAAGGCGGCCTGGCTGGAGCTGACCTACTTCTACGGACTCGGCGCGCTCATCGTGTTCTTCGGCGCGATGGCGCTCGGCCGCCTCTCGGTGCGCAGCATCCGCGACGTCGGTTACGCGCAGCGGGTGGCCGAGGAACGGCGCGACGACCGGATCGAGGGCGCGACCGTGCAAACAGCCGCGGTGTCCGAACCCGCCACGGGGCCGACGCGCCGCCTCGACACGACCGCCGTCGGCGAACCCGAGCGCCCGAAGCGTCCGTGGCACCAGCGGCTGGGTCGCAGGCACGAGGATCCGACGCCGGCGGCCCGCTAGTCAGAGGTCCTTGAGGACCAGCGCCAATACGTCGAGACCTTCTTCGAGCAACTCGTCGGTCGACGTCAGCGGCGGCAGGAAGCGCAGGACGTTGCCGAACGTGCCGCACGTCAGGACGATGACGCCG
This region includes:
- the ruvC gene encoding crossover junction endodeoxyribonuclease RuvC, translated to MRVMGVDPGLTRCGLSVIESGRGRQVIALDVDVVRTPSDHPLQHRLLAISDTVEHWLDTHHPDVLAIERVFANQNANTAMGTAQAGGVIALAAARRDIDVYFHTPSEVKAAVTGNGRADKAQVTEMVTRILALQAKPTPADAADALALAICHCWRAPMIARMAKAEAMAAEQRRAYRAKLKAAT
- the ruvA gene encoding Holliday junction branch migration protein RuvA, coding for MIASVRGEVLDIALDHAVIEAAGVGYKVMTTPTTLATLRRGAEARLITAMIVREDSMTLYGFADAESRDLFTTLLSVSGVGPKIGLATLAVYDAQALRQALADGDVTALTRVPGIGKRGAERLVLELRDKIGTTASSSGAAGVAGHAVRGLVVEALVGLGFAAKQAEEATDRVLADDADASTSSALRAALSMLGKK
- the ruvB gene encoding Holliday junction branch migration DNA helicase RuvB, with product MGRFDSDDLEDTSDREVSAALTVGEGDVDASLRPRSLSEFIGQPRVREQLQLVLEGAKNRGGTPDHILLSGPPGLGKTSLAMIIAAELGTSLRLTSGPALERAGDLAAMLSNLVEHDVLFIDEIHRIARPAEEMLYLAMEDFRVDVVVGKGPGATSIPLEVAPFTLVGATTRSGALTGPLRDRFGFTAHMDFYEPAELERVLARSAGILGIAVEPDAGAEIARRSRGTPRIANRLLRRVRDYAEVRADGVITRDIAKAALAVYDVDELGLDRLDRAVLSALTKSFGGGPVGVSTLAVAVGEEATTVEEVCEPFLVRAGMIARTPRGRVATAQAWTHLGMTPPAGATGLGQPGLFEP